In the Ramlibacter tataouinensis TTB310 genome, one interval contains:
- a CDS encoding SRPBCC family protein produces MSRRPGPLLSVEETLVVRPPGGRALLTVAALAAGGWLLSSQMRKGRSSGSASTVEESIELDVPVSTAYNQFTQFEDFPQFMATVEEVKQLDDTHLHWRAVVAGKPKEWDAEITEQIPDKRIAWRSTDGVPNAGVVTFHKIGDNRTRVMLQMDYQPETLVEKVGDAVGGVKLTTKGNLKRFKNLLESRGFESGAWRGTVAQH; encoded by the coding sequence ATGAGCCGCCGGCCCGGGCCCCTGCTCTCCGTGGAGGAAACCCTCGTGGTGCGCCCGCCCGGCGGCCGCGCCCTGCTGACCGTCGCCGCGCTGGCGGCCGGCGGTTGGCTGCTGTCGAGCCAGATGAGAAAGGGACGCAGCTCGGGCTCGGCGTCCACCGTCGAAGAGTCCATCGAGCTCGACGTGCCGGTGAGCACCGCCTACAACCAGTTCACCCAGTTCGAGGATTTCCCCCAGTTCATGGCGACCGTGGAAGAGGTCAAGCAGCTTGACGACACCCACCTGCACTGGCGCGCCGTCGTGGCCGGCAAGCCCAAGGAATGGGATGCCGAGATCACCGAGCAGATCCCCGACAAGCGCATCGCCTGGCGCAGCACCGACGGCGTGCCCAACGCCGGCGTGGTCACCTTCCACAAGATCGGCGACAACCGCACCCGCGTGATGCTGCAGATGGACTACCAGCCCGAGACCCTGGTCGAGAAGGTGGGCGACGCGGTCGGCGGCGTCAAGCTCACCACCAAGGGCAACCTCAAGCGCTTCAAGAACCTGCTGGAATCCCGCGGTTTCGAGAGCGGCGCCTGGCGCGGCACCGTGGCCCAGCACTGA
- a CDS encoding nuclear transport factor 2 family protein has translation MTPQQYERTQAIAQRFIRELHRLESGDESAVESLALMFVDNGRLSNPMLEHEGRECCGREEVAAFWRQYRKSFQEIHSEFLEVTVNPLAAGLFWRSRGKDAAGEPVDYHGVSLLMLNEAGHIQRFEGYFDSRQLERVAH, from the coding sequence TTGACTCCCCAACAATACGAACGCACCCAAGCCATCGCGCAGCGCTTCATCCGCGAGCTGCACCGGTTGGAATCCGGCGACGAGTCCGCCGTGGAGAGCCTGGCCCTGATGTTTGTCGACAACGGGCGCCTGAGCAATCCCATGCTGGAACACGAAGGCCGCGAATGCTGCGGCCGCGAGGAGGTGGCCGCGTTCTGGCGGCAGTACCGCAAGTCCTTCCAGGAGATCCATTCCGAGTTCCTGGAGGTCACCGTCAACCCGCTGGCCGCCGGCCTGTTCTGGCGCTCGCGCGGCAAGGACGCCGCCGGCGAGCCGGTGGACTACCACGGCGTGTCGCTGCTGATGCTCAACGAGGCCGGCCATATCCAGCGTTTCGAGGGCTACTTCGACAGCCGCCAGCTGGAGCGCGTCGCGCACTGA